One segment of Cystobacter fuscus DSM 2262 DNA contains the following:
- a CDS encoding alpha/beta hydrolase has translation MASNETRAQAPPDETKTGQLRARPHPPTLEAPERGLRPLELGARRDGLLYVPKEYREDRPVPLVVMLHGAGGNGRHALSPWQKLADEAGVLLLAPESRGPTWDIIAEDNYGQDVAFIDRALAYVFERYAVDPRHIALEGFSDGASYALSLGLTNGDLFTHVVAFSPGFIAPAAQRGEPRIFISHGVKDEVLRIGPCSRRIVPRVQGAGYTVLYREFDGPHTVPEDIASEALAWFTAR, from the coding sequence ATGGCAAGCAATGAAACGCGGGCGCAAGCCCCGCCCGACGAAACGAAGACCGGCCAGCTGCGCGCACGCCCCCATCCGCCCACGCTCGAGGCGCCCGAGCGGGGCCTGAGGCCGCTGGAGCTCGGCGCCAGGCGCGATGGGCTCCTCTACGTGCCCAAGGAGTACCGGGAGGATCGGCCCGTGCCCCTGGTGGTGATGCTGCACGGCGCGGGAGGCAACGGGCGCCACGCATTGAGTCCCTGGCAGAAGCTCGCGGACGAGGCGGGGGTCCTGCTGCTCGCGCCGGAGTCCCGGGGCCCGACGTGGGACATCATCGCCGAGGACAACTACGGGCAGGACGTGGCCTTCATCGACCGGGCGCTGGCGTATGTCTTCGAGCGCTACGCGGTGGACCCGAGGCACATCGCCCTCGAGGGCTTCTCCGATGGCGCGTCGTATGCACTGTCCCTGGGCCTCACCAATGGGGACTTGTTCACCCACGTGGTGGCGTTCTCACCGGGCTTCATCGCCCCGGCGGCGCAGCGTGGCGAGCCCCGGATCTTCATCTCCCACGGGGTGAAGGACGAGGTGCTGCGCATCGGGCCGTGCAGCCGGCGCATCGTCCCGCGAGTGCAGGGAGCGGGCTACACGGTGCTCTACCGCGAGTTCGACGGACCCCACACCGTGCCAGAGGACATCGCCAGCGAGGCGCTGGCCTGGTTCACCGCCCGGTGA
- a CDS encoding energy-coupling factor transporter transmembrane component T family protein yields the protein MSLGLYVHRASPVHATPAGAKMLGLLGAAIALLLFSSPPVLATALATTLGLYALARLGPRELAFVLPLSAWVLLPLFLLQGVLSGWDTATRAVLRLAVLVLLAMLVSLTTRASDQLDTLQRALRPLARFGVSPARLGLLLALTLRFIPLVATWVHEVREAQRARGLEHHPLAVLVPLLVKTLRTADALAEAIDARGFDAEEPP from the coding sequence GTGAGCCTCGGCCTCTACGTCCACCGCGCCTCCCCCGTGCATGCCACCCCCGCGGGCGCCAAGATGCTCGGCCTGCTCGGGGCGGCCATCGCCCTGCTGCTCTTCTCCTCGCCACCCGTGCTCGCCACGGCGCTCGCTACCACCCTCGGCCTCTACGCGCTCGCGCGACTGGGCCCGCGCGAGCTCGCCTTCGTGCTCCCCCTGTCCGCCTGGGTGCTCCTGCCGCTCTTCCTGCTGCAGGGGGTGCTGTCCGGCTGGGACACCGCCACCCGGGCCGTGCTGCGGCTCGCGGTGCTGGTGCTGCTCGCGATGCTCGTCTCCCTCACGACGCGCGCCTCGGATCAGCTCGACACACTCCAGCGTGCCCTGCGGCCCCTGGCCCGCTTCGGAGTGAGTCCCGCGCGCCTGGGCCTGCTGCTCGCTCTCACCCTGCGCTTCATCCCCCTGGTGGCCACCTGGGTGCACGAGGTGCGCGAGGCCCAGCGCGCGCGCGGCCTGGAGCACCACCCCCTCGCCGTGCTCGTCCCCCTGCTCGTCAAGACCCTGCGCACCGCCGACGCGCTCGCCGAGGCCATCGACGCGCGCGGCTTCGACGCCGAGGAGCCTCCGTGA
- a CDS encoding biotin transporter BioY — protein sequence MKTRDLVHVALFAALVAALGLLPPLALPVIPVPITAQTLGVMLAGSTLGARKAGLSLLLFHLLVAAGLPLLSGGHGGLAVYPGPTGGFFVGFIPAAFVIGWLTERAWHRLSVPLAFAINVLGGIGVIYAVGIPWLAASAGLPLPKAAWGSLLFLPGDCVKAAFAASTAVTLKRAWPLIQPRRAAEPPAPRP from the coding sequence GTGAAGACCCGAGATCTCGTCCATGTCGCCCTGTTCGCCGCCCTCGTGGCCGCGCTGGGGCTCCTGCCCCCCCTGGCCCTGCCCGTCATCCCGGTGCCCATCACCGCGCAGACGCTGGGCGTGATGCTCGCCGGCTCCACGCTGGGAGCACGCAAGGCGGGCCTGTCCCTGCTGCTCTTCCACCTGCTCGTGGCCGCGGGGCTGCCCCTGCTCTCCGGAGGCCATGGCGGGCTCGCCGTCTACCCGGGACCCACGGGCGGCTTCTTCGTGGGCTTCATCCCCGCGGCCTTCGTCATCGGCTGGCTCACCGAGCGCGCCTGGCACCGGCTGTCCGTGCCGCTCGCCTTCGCCATCAACGTGCTGGGGGGAATCGGCGTCATCTACGCCGTGGGCATCCCCTGGCTGGCGGCCTCCGCGGGGCTGCCGCTTCCCAAGGCCGCGTGGGGCTCCCTGCTCTTCCTCCCCGGGGACTGCGTGAAGGCGGCCTTCGCCGCCTCCACCGCCGTGACCCTCAAGCGGGCCTGGCCCCTGATCCAGCCGCGTAGGGCCGCCGAGCCACCCGCTCCCCGGCCCTGA
- the ycaC gene encoding isochorismate family cysteine hydrolase YcaC — protein MSKPYSRLDINNAAVLLVDHQAGLLSLVRDFSPDQFKNNVLALADLAAYFKLPTILTTSFEDGPNGPLMPELKEKFPKAPFIPRPGQINAWDNEDFVKAVKATGRKQLIIAGVVTEVCVAFPTLSAIAEGFEVFVVTDASGTFNEVVRHSAWNRMSEAGAQLMTWFGVACELHRDWRRDVEGLGTLFSNHIPDYRNLITSYNTFKAVNTAPKAMP, from the coding sequence ATGAGCAAGCCCTACAGCCGTCTCGACATCAACAACGCGGCGGTTCTGCTGGTGGACCATCAGGCCGGTCTGCTGTCGCTGGTCCGTGATTTCAGCCCGGACCAGTTCAAGAACAACGTGCTCGCCCTGGCCGACCTCGCGGCCTACTTCAAGCTTCCCACCATCCTGACGACCAGCTTCGAGGACGGCCCCAACGGTCCGCTGATGCCGGAGCTGAAGGAGAAGTTCCCCAAGGCGCCCTTCATTCCGCGCCCCGGGCAGATCAACGCCTGGGACAACGAGGACTTCGTCAAGGCGGTGAAGGCCACCGGGCGCAAGCAGCTCATCATCGCGGGCGTGGTGACGGAGGTCTGCGTCGCCTTCCCGACGCTGTCGGCCATCGCGGAGGGCTTCGAGGTGTTCGTCGTGACCGATGCCTCCGGGACGTTCAACGAGGTGGTGCGCCACTCCGCGTGGAACCGGATGTCCGAGGCGGGCGCGCAGCTCATGACGTGGTTCGGCGTCGCCTGTGAGCTGCACCGCGACTGGCGCCGGGACGTCGAGGGTCTGGGGACCCTGTTCTCCAACCACATCCCCGACTACCGCAACCTGATCACCAGCTACAACACGTTCAAGGCGGTCAATACCGCGCCCAAGGCCATGCCTTGA
- a CDS encoding M4 family metallopeptidase → MVRTRFLAAALLALPLAACEVDNSQLPDGAQKFDEAAESLGDVQASLAALPSARVVGAENDFPFMISGKLGTASSAVQGLAVRDAHSRVSGALPGIAAVFRLNASDLVAKRSRVDEQGVTHIRYGQMMNGLRVVNEELLLHVAPDGTITSANGTARGGEIVSSKPGISAEAAGFAAVNNTEGSHLSAGRAELVYVRSEGKLRLAYEVALKGEGRELPIDELTYVDAYQGTILRRDSKIHTALNRKLYSANNGSSTPGTLKRSEGQAAIGDTHVDQNYDKLGGTYDCYKNNFGRDSYNNAGATLISTVHYSTNYVNAYWNGTQMVYGDGNGVDSGMLGLSADVTTHELTHAVTSSESNLTYSGESGGLNEAMSDIFGAYCESYASGTWATTNAVFMVGDDIWTPATAGDALRYMYDPFKDGVSLDYWTSTAGSKDVHYSSGIANLAFTLLSRGGTHPRGKSTTVVPAIGVQKAGAIFYKANVDLMTPSTTFAQAKTYTEQAATALGYSTADVAAVTAAWTAVGVGASVPPPAATALTNGVAKTGLSGASGSSTYYYLDVPASRASTFVLSGGTGDADMYVKAGSTPTTSSYDCRPYLSGNNETCNITAKTAATRIYVMLNGYTSYSSTSLKGSYTP, encoded by the coding sequence TTGGTTCGCACCCGATTCCTTGCCGCCGCGCTGCTCGCCCTTCCCCTCGCCGCCTGCGAGGTCGACAACTCGCAGCTGCCCGACGGCGCCCAGAAGTTCGACGAGGCCGCTGAGTCCCTCGGCGATGTGCAGGCCTCGCTCGCGGCACTGCCCTCCGCCAGGGTCGTCGGCGCGGAGAATGACTTTCCCTTCATGATCAGCGGCAAGCTGGGCACCGCCAGTAGCGCCGTGCAGGGACTCGCGGTACGTGACGCGCACAGCCGTGTGAGCGGCGCGCTGCCTGGCATTGCCGCCGTGTTCCGTTTGAATGCCTCGGATCTCGTGGCGAAGCGCTCGCGTGTGGACGAGCAGGGCGTCACCCACATCCGCTACGGCCAGATGATGAATGGCCTGCGGGTGGTGAACGAGGAGCTGCTCCTCCACGTGGCGCCGGACGGCACCATCACCAGCGCCAACGGGACGGCGCGCGGCGGGGAAATCGTCTCCTCCAAGCCGGGCATCTCCGCGGAGGCCGCCGGGTTCGCCGCCGTGAACAACACCGAGGGCAGCCACCTGTCCGCCGGGCGCGCCGAGCTGGTGTACGTGCGCTCCGAGGGCAAGCTGCGTCTGGCCTACGAAGTGGCGCTCAAGGGCGAGGGCCGTGAGCTGCCCATCGACGAGCTGACCTACGTGGACGCGTACCAGGGCACCATCCTGCGGCGCGATTCGAAGATCCACACCGCGCTCAACCGCAAGCTGTACTCGGCCAACAACGGCAGCAGCACCCCGGGTACGCTCAAGCGCTCCGAGGGCCAGGCGGCCATCGGCGACACCCACGTCGATCAGAACTACGACAAGCTGGGTGGCACCTACGATTGCTACAAGAACAACTTCGGCCGCGACTCGTACAACAACGCGGGCGCCACGCTCATCAGCACGGTGCACTACAGCACCAACTACGTGAACGCCTACTGGAACGGCACCCAGATGGTGTACGGCGACGGCAACGGCGTGGACTCCGGCATGCTCGGTCTGTCCGCGGACGTGACCACGCACGAGCTCACCCACGCGGTGACCTCGAGCGAGTCCAACCTGACGTACTCGGGTGAGTCCGGCGGCCTCAACGAGGCGATGAGCGACATCTTCGGTGCGTACTGCGAGAGCTACGCCTCGGGCACCTGGGCCACCACCAACGCGGTGTTCATGGTGGGCGACGACATCTGGACCCCGGCCACCGCGGGTGACGCGCTCCGCTACATGTACGACCCGTTCAAGGACGGCGTCTCGCTGGACTACTGGACCAGCACCGCGGGCAGCAAGGACGTGCACTACAGCTCCGGTATCGCCAACCTGGCCTTCACGCTGCTCTCCCGCGGCGGCACGCACCCGCGCGGCAAGTCCACCACGGTGGTCCCGGCCATCGGCGTGCAGAAGGCCGGCGCCATCTTCTACAAGGCCAACGTGGACCTGATGACGCCCAGCACCACCTTCGCCCAGGCGAAGACGTACACCGAGCAGGCCGCCACGGCGCTCGGCTACTCCACGGCGGACGTCGCGGCCGTGACGGCGGCCTGGACGGCGGTGGGCGTGGGTGCCTCGGTGCCTCCCCCGGCGGCCACCGCGCTGACCAACGGCGTGGCGAAGACCGGCCTCTCGGGCGCCTCGGGCTCGTCGACGTACTACTACCTGGACGTTCCGGCCAGCAGGGCGTCGACCTTCGTCCTCAGCGGCGGCACGGGTGACGCGGACATGTACGTGAAGGCGGGCTCCACGCCGACCACGTCCTCGTACGACTGCCGTCCGTACCTGTCCGGCAACAACGAGACGTGCAACATCACGGCGAAGACCGCAGCCACCCGCATCTACGTGATGCTGAACGGGTACACCTCGTACTCGAGCACCTCGCTCAAGGGCTCCTACACGCCCTGA
- a CDS encoding site-specific recombinase, whose amino-acid sequence MLAYPVHTSTPASVLTSPSVEQLLAHYSSSPETNQRLRELHALLTSARPQAPLATRMAWMEELAGWLQAPGATPPRRGRLAPVESAGSARLRLLLEVLGESSAWSKAVRGVFASVLSETSMLRLLTEPGLSAGRGLMEDALTRLGQRLLPLAPDERDLAPLVWNLLPGEKGQAWLDELSEEHVEALCSLLGAESFAPLKAAVEDAVVILAARVSARGLASDVLSRLAPASLELSPFVHLPRACEALRMAVRAGAESSTVESRRRACAEAIAGCRAATRQVLCHMDEHAVCFDLVYRLEQLGHTIDRLESLLWLLAPEAPRSLPRAATRLLSSLLQAHTRERGVVELFRSGVRSIARRIFEHTGKVGRHYITTTQDEYHRMVSAAAGGGLLTAGTAALKLAITFAALPLFFEGLAAATNYAVCFLLIQLLGFALATKQPSMTAAALAASMDVKAGDKEMHSLVRQLACITRSQLAAVFGNLGAVVTTVTLLGGVLQAIRGRPLLEVHEAEYVVRSLHPFKSATLLYAAFTGVLLWCSSVFGGWLENWVHYRRLPEALARHHGLRAWLGEARAQRLGRAIAHHACGLGANVSLGLLLGMTPAVCRFFGLPLDVRHVTLSAGTLAFAGVTLGAERLLEPAFLWAVTGILLVGVFNLTVSFSLGLSAAVHARGLAPVGFLRLACAVLTGGIRSLSDFILPPRPPLLPAQPPSSRYSVRSAERTRTLSGKHGAGHEGHELPALLAREPAPPDGSGSTATGH is encoded by the coding sequence ATGCTCGCATATCCCGTTCACACCTCGACCCCCGCGTCTGTTCTCACCTCGCCGTCGGTGGAGCAATTGCTCGCCCACTACTCGAGCAGCCCCGAGACGAATCAAAGGTTGCGCGAGTTGCATGCGCTGCTGACGTCTGCCCGTCCCCAGGCACCGCTCGCGACGCGCATGGCCTGGATGGAGGAGCTGGCTGGCTGGCTCCAGGCTCCAGGCGCCACGCCGCCACGGCGCGGCCGGCTGGCCCCCGTGGAGTCCGCCGGTTCGGCACGTCTGCGGTTGTTGTTGGAGGTGCTCGGTGAGTCCTCCGCGTGGAGCAAAGCCGTACGCGGTGTCTTCGCCTCGGTCCTCTCGGAGACGTCGATGCTGCGGCTGCTCACCGAGCCGGGCCTGTCCGCGGGCCGGGGCCTCATGGAGGACGCCCTGACGCGGCTCGGACAACGGCTGCTGCCCCTCGCACCGGACGAGCGGGACCTGGCACCCCTGGTGTGGAACCTGCTCCCGGGTGAGAAGGGGCAAGCCTGGCTGGACGAGCTGTCCGAGGAGCACGTGGAGGCCCTCTGCTCCCTGTTGGGGGCGGAGTCCTTCGCTCCGTTGAAGGCGGCGGTGGAGGACGCGGTGGTCATCCTCGCCGCGCGCGTGAGTGCCCGCGGGCTGGCGAGCGACGTGCTGTCGCGGCTCGCTCCCGCGTCCCTCGAGCTGTCTCCCTTCGTCCACCTGCCGCGCGCGTGCGAGGCGCTGCGCATGGCGGTACGAGCGGGCGCGGAATCCTCCACGGTGGAAAGCAGACGGAGGGCCTGCGCCGAGGCCATCGCCGGCTGCCGGGCCGCCACGCGGCAGGTGCTGTGCCACATGGATGAACACGCGGTGTGTTTCGATCTCGTCTACCGGCTCGAGCAACTGGGCCACACGATCGATCGGCTGGAGTCGTTGCTCTGGCTGCTCGCCCCCGAGGCTCCCCGCTCCCTGCCCCGCGCCGCCACCCGGCTGCTCTCTTCCCTGCTCCAGGCTCACACACGGGAGCGCGGCGTGGTGGAGCTCTTCCGCAGCGGTGTGCGCAGCATCGCGCGGCGCATCTTCGAGCACACGGGCAAGGTGGGCCGTCACTACATCACCACCACCCAGGACGAGTACCACCGGATGGTGAGCGCGGCGGCGGGCGGAGGATTGCTCACCGCGGGCACCGCCGCGCTCAAGCTGGCCATCACCTTCGCGGCGCTGCCGCTCTTCTTCGAGGGGCTGGCCGCCGCCACCAACTACGCGGTCTGCTTCCTTCTCATCCAGTTGCTCGGCTTCGCCCTGGCCACCAAGCAGCCTTCCATGACCGCCGCCGCCCTGGCGGCCTCCATGGACGTGAAGGCGGGCGACAAGGAGATGCACAGCCTGGTGAGGCAGCTCGCCTGCATCACCCGCTCCCAGCTGGCCGCGGTCTTCGGCAACCTCGGCGCGGTGGTGACCACCGTCACCCTCCTGGGGGGGGTGCTCCAGGCGATCCGGGGCCGGCCCCTGCTGGAGGTGCACGAGGCGGAGTACGTGGTGCGCTCGCTCCACCCGTTCAAGAGCGCCACGCTCCTCTACGCCGCCTTCACGGGCGTGCTGTTGTGGTGCTCGAGCGTCTTCGGCGGCTGGCTGGAGAACTGGGTGCACTACCGGCGCCTGCCCGAGGCACTCGCGCGCCACCACGGGCTGCGCGCCTGGCTGGGCGAGGCCCGGGCCCAGCGGCTGGGCAGGGCCATCGCGCACCACGCGTGCGGCCTGGGCGCCAATGTCAGCCTCGGCCTGCTGCTGGGCATGACCCCCGCGGTGTGCCGCTTCTTCGGCCTGCCGCTGGACGTGCGGCACGTCACGCTCAGTGCCGGCACGCTCGCCTTCGCCGGCGTGACGCTGGGTGCCGAGCGGCTCTTGGAGCCGGCCTTCCTCTGGGCGGTGACGGGCATCCTCCTGGTCGGAGTGTTCAACCTGACCGTGAGCTTCTCCCTGGGCCTCTCCGCGGCGGTGCATGCACGAGGACTCGCCCCGGTGGGCTTCCTGCGCCTGGCGTGCGCGGTCCTCACGGGGGGCATCCGCTCGCTCTCCGACTTCATCCTCCCGCCCCGGCCCCCGCTCTTGCCGGCGCAACCGCCCTCCTCGCGCTACAGCGTGCGCTCCGCGGAGCGCACGCGCACCCTCTCCGGCAAGCACGGCGCGGGGCATGAGGGGCACGAGCTGCCGGCGCTGCTCGCCCGGGAGCCGGCCCCGCCGGACGGCTCGGGTTCCACCGCGACAGGCCATTGA
- a CDS encoding energy-coupling factor ABC transporter ATP-binding protein — MRPSVAAMIQLHAVHHHFGERPVLRGLDLTLSERRIGVVGGNGSGKSTFARLLNGLLVPERGRVLVDGLDTRTHARAVRRQVGFVFQNPDHQIVLPTVEEDLAFGLKNLKLSPTDIAERVTTALRRYDLEALRHHPAHLLSGGQKQLLALSGVLVMAPRYIVFDEPTTLLDLRNRRRFAQAIHELPQTTIVVSHDLELLRDFERVLVFDEGRVVHDDVPATALDAYVRSMA; from the coding sequence GTGCGGCCTTCCGTCGCCGCGATGATCCAGCTTCATGCCGTCCACCACCACTTCGGCGAGCGCCCCGTCCTCCGGGGCCTCGACCTCACCCTGTCCGAGCGCCGCATCGGCGTGGTGGGCGGCAACGGCTCCGGCAAGAGCACCTTCGCGCGGCTGCTCAATGGCCTGCTGGTGCCCGAGCGCGGCCGCGTGCTCGTGGACGGGCTCGACACCCGCACGCACGCGCGCGCCGTGCGCCGCCAGGTGGGCTTCGTCTTCCAGAATCCGGACCATCAGATCGTCCTGCCCACCGTCGAGGAGGATCTCGCCTTCGGGCTGAAGAACCTGAAGCTGTCCCCCACCGACATCGCCGAGCGCGTCACCACCGCCCTGCGCCGCTACGACCTGGAGGCGCTGCGCCACCATCCGGCCCACCTGCTCAGTGGCGGCCAGAAGCAGTTGCTCGCCCTGTCCGGCGTGCTCGTCATGGCGCCGCGCTACATCGTCTTCGACGAGCCCACCACGCTGCTGGACCTGCGCAACCGGCGCCGCTTCGCCCAGGCCATCCACGAGCTGCCCCAGACGACCATCGTCGTCTCCCATGATCTGGAGCTGCTGCGCGACTTCGAGCGTGTGCTCGTCTTCGACGAGGGCCGGGTCGTCCACGACGACGTGCCCGCCACCGCCCTCGACGCCTACGTGCGGAGCATGGCGTGA